The DNA segment aacaacatacgagtcctatcgcatagatgctcggcctctgtcctctcaactctatatgaatgccctgattcctggatgctcagcgcctatatgctatcatatatagcattcaactaccatataggtatatccccgatgccttggctgtacttcgccaataatgctgaatcgtctataagctggaaccctcctactatctcagtagattaccaaactctgggtctctgtctcagcttcccgatgctcagcctatatatgctatggtctatagcattcaactatccttaaggtaaaactcctatgcgctggccctatagctcgaaaccttatcgaaattctgctactcttctttagtctaagaacttccaaagtcttctttttaataatttatccgccctgacagggtgactgcaatagtctccttctcaaggtactgggataaattattagttgaatcctcgatgtgtcttcttcaaccgctggataccgaatgagctctctatcattcatctacctatttataccccagcagacgtgctatttttagaacttgtttctgattggtccaaatttaaacacaacgtcttacaacgagtacctgctctattaactatctggttcccttttaacttttgtatatgacaatgTGCGAAGCAGGGACCCAGTCATCCATATAataaacccaaatcagccataaatgacccaaattctattattaacagcaattcaacaataattatagcaaagatagcatgaaaatggagtcgagcactatctgtgctcTTATGTTACGTAATCAATACatcaattatacaaattattctgacacgaTGCTTGTACTTGACTGCTTCCCTGCAAAATTTACCCTTGATGTGAAGTTGACCTAGTATGAACAGAGTTATCTTCCCTGGTTAGGTTACAGTGATCGACCATGATAAGATTACAATGACAACAATTACATCCAGAATATTCATAGAGTTACTGCGCTTTTTTTTATTATCccccggtctcgagggtaactgtttaggcggttacgaggctccagccgagtgactgcgtaaacagttacccgagagccggatattcccatctgcacctacagccagtgatagaatctttttcttgcataccatattcaacaaagaagagtaaaaaataaattcaaacaaatgattttcttatagcacttttttcttatagtagcgtattaacaaagcgtgggaactttacgtccgtaaacaggaagtacgtcatgactttacagagacgaaaacaccgtaagagttccggttttgttttatcatctgcaatgaaacgttatgttattttccttaaaataacgttttttgaatcgagaaatatattataaggaacaaagaggaactatccaggtatttaatttttatcccgttttacgaaaaacattattattactacacacatcttctgtacatatgtagttcgttatacgttatttacagcacgagagtcattttacaacccggggtgtaagatggagttttccagcaccggtgaaatcaccagaaatccccgtcgGGTATGCAAGAATTTTTTGTCTCGGCTGCGACTTAAGGAACTGACGGCGGACTAAGGCGTAGCTTTGTGGTCATTAGGCGCTGTACCAGGCTAAATTCAATGAATCGGagatacattttaacaaaattatcccctttttaacttaaaaatttcaACGTTAAGTCTTCGTATTAagtctttttctcagaaactactaggtttattgggttgaaacttaACACATGCCTTTAAGGTCATTAGGCACTTAACCAAGCTAAGTTCCACAACTTTTACgtgaattttaataaaattatcacccattttaaataagaaatttcGACATAAGGTTTTCGTGTCTCTACATGGAATATTATGTTCTTTATGGCCGTCACTGCTTGATTGGAACTTGTGATCAAACTTTATATAAGGCggacatttttaacattaaagtGCATGTAGCAATACACGCagacacatcaattttgataaataagAGACGTGCTTTGTGTCATAGGTAAACGACTGCAGAACTAATGTACTTGTTTCCTCTGGAAGTCATATCTTAAAATTTTAGTTGTCACATTTGCAGTTACATAGATCTGTACACGGGAGTCCAAAACGATAGCATTTACACCTACTACAACATTCTGTCTTACATGCACTTTTGGTTAGTTCTTTAAAGCTATCTGCAACTGATGGAATCGTTGTCAAGTGTATCTGCCAAAGGTCACCTTGTTTCTCCCATCCCCATTCAGAAGGATAATCGGCTTTCACTTGGCAAATCAGTGCCTGTCCCCATATGCAACCAGCTTGGTATGCAGCATGCTTTGTGTGTTCGGCAAGGGCTGCTTGAGTTTTGGGAAGAGCATCATATGACATCTGTTTTCGGGCAAACATGTCCAGTCTGACTCCATAGATATCTGCTATAGAACTTGACCTGTCATACATAAAGATGACAAACATTTCAAGAACCTCCTTATCCTCATTATATATCACTGGCCGATAAATACTTATGTTATTAAAGACATCTGTCACTTCCGGACAAACATTCCAAATTTGCCTTTTGCCTTTTCCTCGGAAACCTGACACTACATCATAACCTGTAAACGCTTAGAAGAAAGCAATGAAACCTTTTGCTTTCTTATGGCCGATTGATTAAATGACATCATGTATGGTAGTCCATCTCAAATTTATTCCCTGTCCGAAGACTACCCAACAGTTGTTCAAGGCTAAGATCTTTCAGTTCAGAAAATACATGAACATCCATAAATAGCGGTGACAACAAAAGCTGTGTCTGTATCTTTAATGACAAGCTGTTTATGACCCTCCACAACAGCATATCTTGCCTGCATGAACATCCGTATATCGGCTTTCTCATGACGGCATGTTGTCAGACCTTCGAGACTGATTTCCTGATTGCATACAGCCTTTTCATCTCTGGTCGAAATTATAGTACTTTGTGTGTGCATTTCCAAAAATTAGTCTGGTTATCATTATCCCTCAAGACCCTTCGTCTAGCGCCATGACCTCATTTCGTTCACACTTCAGACTACATTGAAAAACTACTGTAATTGTGACCAGAGAGGAAATGGCTGTAAGCAATCAGGAAATCAGTCTTGAAGGTCTGACGCCATGCAATCATACAGAAGCCGATACACGGATGTTCATGCATTCAAGACATGCTGTTGTGCAGGGTCATAAACAGCTTGTCACTAAAGATACAGACACAGAGTTTGTTGTCATCGCTGTTTATGTATTTTCTGAATTGAAAGATCTTGGCCTTGAACAGCTGTATGTAGCCTTCCGACAAGGAACAAATTTGAGATGGATTCCCATACATGATGTCATTCAATCAACCAGCCATGAGAAAACAAAAGGTATTGCCTTCTTCCATGCGTTTACAGGTTGTGATGTAGCATCAGGTTTCCGGGGAAAAGGTTAAAAGGGTGTTTCgcaaacttagaatgtttgtccGGAGGTGACAGATGTCTTTAATAACCTAGGTGTATATCGGCCAGTGATATCTAATGAGGACAAGGGGGTTCTTGAAAAGTTTGTCATCTTAATGTATGACAGGTCAAGAACTATAGCAGATATTTGTGGCATCAGACTGGACATGTTTGCCCTAAAACAGAGGTGATATGATGCTCTTCCCAAAACTCAAGCAGACCTTGCCGAACACACAAAGCGTGCTGCATACCAAGCTGGTTGGCACTGTTTTGCCAAATGGAAGTCGAGAATCCTGCTGAATTGGGATGGGAAAAACAAGGTGACATTTGGTAGATACACTAAACAACGATTCCATCAGTTTCAGATAGCTGTAAATAACTAACAAAATGTGCAAGTAAAACAGAATATTGTGGTAGGTGTAAATGCTAGCGTTTAGACTTCAGTGTACAGATCTATGCAGCTGCAAATTTGACAACTAATTGGCCTAAATATAAAGTCTTGAGACATGCCTTTCAGAGGAAACGAGTACAGTAGATCTGCATTGCTTTATTTATGACGCAAAGCAGGTGTgttgtttatcaaaattgatatacCTACGTGTATTGCTACATAcactttaatcttaaaaaatgtCCACCTTATATAAAGTTTGACCACAAGTTCAAACCAAGCGGTGTCGgtcataaagggacataattagtTATTCCGTGTAGAGACACGAAAACCTTATGTCGAAATTTCTTAttgaaaaagggagataattttgttaaaatgtatgtcagagttatgggacttggcttGGTTAAGTGCCTAATGACCatgaagacatgtgtgaagtttcaagccaataagcctagtagtttctgagaaaaagactTAATACGAAGACTTAATGTTGAAAtttctaagttagaaagggggatacttttgataaaatgtacgttagagttatggaacttggcctgGTACAGCGCCTAATGACCACAAAGGCAtgcgtgaagtttcaacccaataaacctagtagtttctgagaaaaaagaCTTCAACATAAACTTCACGTTGACGCCACCACCACCGTCGTCATCGCCGTCGCCGCCGGAAAAGCTACGCCTTAGTCCGCCGTCAGTTCCTTAAGTCGCAGCCGAGACAAAAACTGCCCTTcaacactctaaatatgttatttgactataacataaaaattaatttaaccaGGAACGTCAGTTTTAACGGCAAATTAgtactttttacataaaatggcggccatcttgaaaaaagacgccatattggattttgaaaccagtcttttgtgtatcaaaaataggttttgcacactcaaaacatcttaagagatattttttcctcaaaattgacGAAAAGAACTCGGTATAGGACTGTTCaagttagaaatcaacttcctgcGGCGGCCATCTTCAAAAATGGgcgccattttgaatttttaaatggctaacgggttttttgaaaaaagtaggcTAAGACGAATACTCATGCCAAATTTCTTGCTTccatcaccaaatgcagtattgtttCACTAATCTGCCCAGCTATTACTAGCAGTAGAACTTACGTTCATCTAAGGTTTTGATAGATTTTTTGAATCTGTTGAAGACGAACCCGTAGCATTAGCTACCAATCTGCAtccgctgtttttttttttgttgttcagAAACTGATGCTGTCTCATCCGTCTCTGATGTCTTTCTATTTGAAGCTTGCTTTTCAGGCAGAGACGCAGTAGCAGTTGTCTGATACGAATATGTAATTTTCTGTTGGCCTGTAGTTTCCTGCTCCAGCAATATAGTGCTAACTTTCACTGATTCGTTTTCCTTAAAATTCCAAGTAAACTGGGGCGGGCTTCTTCTTGTCGCCCCGTTTAATTGATTCCCACTTTGAAATTCCTTCTTGATAATCCTTTTCCTCCCTTCCGTAAAACTCCAGATCAACTTTACTTTTATCTTTCTTGTCGAAtattaaacaacaataaaaagcATGGCCATTTTGTCCCTTTTCAAACTTTTTGGCAAGCTGTTGATCTTTGACATCTACTTTAACAGTTTTTTGTTTGCAATTCCTAATTTTTCTGTCGAGATTCTCGAGCATATCATTCACCGTTTGGTAATCTGCATAGCTGCACGAAATAACTAAACTATCGCCTTTCGGTTGTGCAGTTTTTGTAGATTTGACCGTCGAAAGTTTCTTAAGTTCTGCAGGAAATAAATATTGGATATGTTTGACATGTTTTCCTCTATAAGTCCATGTAACTGTTCCTTTACCTCCCAAAGTTTTATATGTTGCCTTAGCCCTTCCAACTTTCACATGTAGGAATTCAATTGCAATATCAAGAACTGTGTCATTAGgtccttttaaaagaaaaaaattgccaTCGTCTTCTGCATCAATTAGGTGATTTTGTTTCAGATCATCTTTTATCGAATTTATTCCTCCAGGTAGACGCTCAAGTTCTTTTACTATCCCTATCGGTACCGATATCCTCTGcaataatcaaaatataaaataaattactacGACACGAGGAAAGCGCAGTTACAATGATAAGTAATACATAAATTTTAAGTTGAAATATATTTGGCTAGGTTTCGTTTATGTGCATTTACTCACACCGCACTTTAACACGTAAAATTTCCAGGAACATGTACTCGTAAAAGACGTTTTTAAAAGCACTGCTGCGCTCTCACACACAAGATGTTTCTTATTCCAAATGCTAGTGAAAATCCCTCGTGTTCAAAAATCTATTATTTgcataatttgattaaatttcaccAAATCTCACAGTCGCAGTAAAGAACATGCTTGTTTTAAAAGGTAATGAATACTTTTTGTATGTTGAGTTTTAATTTCCTTGAAGTCGTCTTGGACGACTAGTGGTAGTTAGAGAACCCGCTTAGGGTGCGGAGAGGTCTTGGGCTCGCTACCTGTAGACCTAATACGGTAATGGCAGCGTCCTCGTCTGTCACTCAACATTAGTTCTAGGACCGGCAAGCCTGGTGTCAGCATGATGTATCATGTCATGTGTGTACAGCGTGacattccagtgaggcagcaagTGTTGGACAGTCTGCTCACTTACCGTCGTTTATGCGATTGAAAAGTTGTTGAACGagaacacacacgcacgcaccgACAtacaattttcttgaaaaaagtagTGACTCTCTGCGAACTGCATTTGTCTAAATACAATTCAAAGCAGAATTTTTCGAAAACAAAATGTCACGATTTTTAAGGAACCTTCCAtgtttcaaaatatctgaagttgatttttattttatcatggcCTTTACATTATGAAGATAGTAGCCGTCGGGAAGAGAGTAGCTGCACTTAACTTTGGACTGACTCCTAGTATGTGCTATTTTTGTTGTTAACTTACATGAATACCTCCAGGCTGTGTTGCTATCGCTGGACTTTGAACTGTTTCCGCTGTCTCGAACGAAGGGCTCTTCTTGCGGGTCGCAACTGAATGGTCAGTCAGTGTTGTCGCAATCGAAGGACGCACCTGTTGTATAATTGGAGGCGTGGGTATCTGTCTCGATAATGTAGAAGTAGGGTTTTGCATGGCATTTGTCACTACATGTCTCCCCCGGAGAGGTTCCTTTTCTGTAAACATATATCGTTTTCCTCAAGTAAACAAGTCGACGGCATTTCACTGTCCTATAGCCGGCTATGTGTTTTAAAATGTCAGTTCTGGTTGGTGTATAAACATTCTTATGAAATGTTATTGTTGAGAAAGATGTTCATACAAATGACcttgttttgaaaaagtaaaatatgatatACAGTTTTTACATATTCAAAGTTTAAATGTGCAACATTACCAGTAAAAAGACTTAAATGGGAGGTGCACAACTAAAATGGTATTTTGAGTGCGTTTATAGACTCTGATATTGCCTACTTAGGAACAGATTGAATCCAGGCAAAGACCTCTATATCTATGAATAAATGtgattatttctgtaaaaatgcaaGCGTACTTGCTGAAGCTCTTGAATTTTTTATTAGtttagaaattaaataattttatttctttattcttaGTGTAAAATGATATGATTGTAAGTTT comes from the Mercenaria mercenaria strain notata chromosome 9, MADL_Memer_1, whole genome shotgun sequence genome and includes:
- the LOC123547843 gene encoding uncharacterized protein LOC123547843 gives rise to the protein MMASFSEVPNKEKKSNSISASVILGSEEDFDVICHACMNSDIRKKAEVFCTICKECLCQDCHVFHKRLTATMKHGLLDLCCNPCANGDVHEEGDVFCKNCQEFLCRSCQTFHGRLTATRSHAVVPVINFVKESRPKEKEPLRGRHVVTNAMQNPTSTLSRQIPTPPIIQQVRPSIATTLTDHSVATRKKSPSFETAETVQSPAIATQPGGIHRISVPIGIVKELERLPGGINSIKDDLKQNHLIDAEDDGNFFLLKGPNDTVLDIAIEFLHVKVGRAKATYKTLGGKGTVTWTYRGKHVKHIQYLFPAELKKLSTVKSTKTAQPKGDSLVISCSYADYQTVNDMLENLDRKIRNCKQKTVKVDVKDQQLAKKFEKGQNGHAFYCCLIFDKKDKSKVDLEFYGREEKDYQEGISKWESIKRGDKKKPAPVYLEF